In Tursiops truncatus isolate mTurTru1 chromosome 9, mTurTru1.mat.Y, whole genome shotgun sequence, a single genomic region encodes these proteins:
- the LOC101320041 gene encoding LOW QUALITY PROTEIN: taste receptor type 2 member 60 (The sequence of the model RefSeq protein was modified relative to this genomic sequence to represent the inferred CDS: inserted 3 bases in 2 codons; substituted 1 base at 1 genomic stop codon), whose product MSGEDVVPGPQLADKIAFIFAIILFLLCLVAVVGNGLITMALGMEWLLQRTLSPCNKLLVSLGASSFYLXWVVXKNIYIFLNPIAFPYNXVFQFLAFQWDFLNAVTLWFSTWLSVFSCVKIATFTHPVFLWLKQIVSALVPWVLLSSVGVSSFSTILVFIGNRRIDQNYLKRVLQPWNVAGNAVRTYERLCFFPLKIVTWTVPTVVFIAGMALLIPPLGRHTKQVSLSISGSHDPSTQAHIKALISFAVLFVSYFLSLVLSASGVFPSREFRHWVWQAVIYLCTVVRPIVLFLSNSRPRAVLERGCSSGHGAS is encoded by the exons ATGAGTGGAGAGGACGTGGTTCCAGGACCTCAGTTGGCTGATAAGATAGCctttatctttgctatcattttattccttttgtgcTTGGTGGCAGTGGTGGGTAATGGCTTAATCACCATGGCACTGGGCATGGAGTGGTTGCTGCAGAGAACTTTGTCACCCTGCAATAAGTTATTGGTCAGCCTGGGAGCCTCTAGCTTCTATCTGTGATGGGTGG ATAagaacatttatattttcctgaATCCAATAGCCTTCCCATACAA CGTATTCCAGTTCCTAGCCTTTCAGTGGGACTTCTTGAATGCTGTCACGTTATGGTTCTCCACCTGGCTCAGTGTCTTCTCCTGTGTGAAAATCGCAACCTTCACCCACCCTGTCTTCCTCTGGCTAAAGCAGATAGTGTCTGCGTTGGTTCCATGGGTGCTGCTCAGCTCCGTGGGGGTCTCCAGCTTCAGCACCATTCTAGTTTTCATAGGCAACCGGAGAATAGATCAGAACTATTTAAAGAGGGTTCTGCAACCTTGGAATGTCGCTGGGAATGCTGTGAGAACATATGAGAGACTCTGCTTCTTCCCTTTGAAAATTGTTACCTGGACAGTCCCTACTGTTGTCTTCATCGCTGGCATGGCTTTGCTCATTCCACCTCTGGGAAGACACACCAAGCAGGTCTCCCTGTCCATCTCAGGCTCTCACGATCCCAGCACCCAGGCACACATCAAGGCTCTCATCTCCTTTGCTGTCCtctttgtttcctattttctgtCACTGGTGCTCAGTGCCTCAGGTGTGTTTCCATCACGGGAATTCAGGCACTGGGTGTGGCAGGCTGTGATTTATCTGTGCACAGTAGTCCGCCCCATTGTTCTTTTCTTGAGTAACAGCAGGCCGAGAGCTGTGCTAGAGAGGGGCTGCTCCTCAGGGCATGGGGCATCTTGA